A window of Streptomyces profundus genomic DNA:
CGATGGGCGCCCCCGGATCCCCGGGACGCAGGAAGTAGGAGTGCAGGGAGTGGGCCAGCCGCCCCTCCGGCACGGTCCGACAGCCGGCGACCAGGGCCTGCGCGGCCACCTGCCCGCCGAAGACCCGGGGGATCACCGACTGATGACTGTCGCCCCTGAAGATGTCGCGCTCGATGCGCTCCAGGTCGAGCAGACCGAGAAGATACTGGAGAGTAGCGTCCATGGGTCGATTGTCCATGGTCGCCGAGAACGCGGTCGTCCGGAGTGCGCCCCCCAGGCCCGGGGCAACACGAAGGCCCGGCCCCTCACAGAGGGCCGGGCCTTCGGTACTGGTAGCGGGGACAGGATTTGAACCTGCGACCTCTGGGTTATGAGCCCAGCGAGCTACCGAGCTGCTCCACCCCGCGTCGTGTTCTCCACTCTAGACCCCCCGCGCCTGGCCAGGCAAATCAGCCGCCGGCGACGCACGCGGGACAGCGCCCGTAGTAGGTGACGGCCACCTCGGAGACGGTGAAGCCGAACCGCTCCGCCGCCGGCAGCGCCGCCAACGGATCCTCGGTCAGCCGCACATCGCGCATCGCGCCGCAGCCGGAGCAGACCAGGTGCTGGTGCGGATGGTGGGCGTTGGGGTCGTAGCGCCGCGCGCGGCCGTCCGTGGCCACCTCGACGACCTCGCCGATCGCCACCAGCTCGCCCAGCGTGTTGTAGACGGAGGCCCGGGAGATCTCGGGCAGCCGCTCGACCGCCCTGGCGTGCACCTCGTCGGCGGTGAAGTGCACATGCTCACCGTCCAGCACCTCGGCGATGACCCGCCGCTGGGCGGTCAGCCGCCAGCCGCGGTCGCGCAGTCGCTGAAGCAGGTCGCTCATGGCTCCACCCTAGCCCGGCCGGGCACGGCTCTGGGACCCGTCCGACTCCGGCAGCCGTCTCGATCAAGGGTCCGTCTTGACTTGGACATAGTCCAATATAGGATCGAGTCATCAGAAGGCCAAGTGCCCCGGCGGCACCCGGACCGTTTTCCACCGTCTCCACCGTTTCCACCAGCTGAAGGGCGTGACCGGTAAATGACCGACCAGATCGCTGCGGGCCCCCTCACCACCGAGTCGGGCGCCCCTGTCGCGGACAACCAGAACAGCCAGGTAGCGGGCGTCGGGGGCCCCGTTCTGATCCAGGACCAGCACCTCATCGAGAAGCTCGCGCACTTCAACCGCGAGCGGATCCCCGAGCGCGTGGTGCACGCCAGGGGCGCCGGCGCCTACGGCACGTTCACCGTGACGGCCGACGTCACCCCGTACACCAAGGCCGCGTTCCTCTCCGGGATCGGCAAGGAGACCGAGGTCTTCCTCCGCTTCTCCACCGTCGCCGGCAACCTCGGCGCGGCGGACGCGGTGCGTGACCCCAGGGGCTTCTCGCTGAAGTTCTACACCGAGGAGGGCAACTACGACCTGGTGGGGAACAACACCCCGGTCTTCTTCGTCAGGGACGCCATCAAGTTCCCCGACTTCATCCACACCCAGAAGCGCGACCCGTACACCGGCTCGCAGGAGGCGGACAACGTCTGGGACTTCTGGGGCCTGTCCCCCGAGTCCACCCACCAGGTCACCTGGCTCTTCGGCGACCGGGGCATCCCGGCCTCCTACCGCCACATGAACGGCTACGGCTCGCACACCTTCCAGTGGACGAACGAGGCCGGCGAGGCGTTCTGGGTCAAGTACCACTTCAAGACCGACCAGGGCATCAGGAACCTGACCGCGGCGGAGGCCGCGGCGCTGGCCGGCCAGGACCCGGACAGCCACCAGCGCGACCTTCGGGTCTCGATCGAGAACGGCGACTTCCCCAGCTGGACCGTCCAGGTGCAGATCATGCCCGTCGCCGAGGCCGCCGGCTACCGGTTCAACCCGTTCGACCTGACCAAGGTCTGGCCGCACGAGGACTACCCGCCGGTCGAGATCGGCAAGCTGGAGCTGAACCGCAACCCGCGGAACGTCTTCGCCGAGGTCGAGCAGTCGATCTTCTCCCCGCACCACTTCGTGCCCGGCATCGGCCCCTCCCCGGACAAGATGCTCCAGGGCCGGCTGTTCGCCTACGGTGACGCGCACCGCTACCGGGTCGGCGTCAACGCCGACCACCTGCCGGTCAACCGTCCGCACGCCACCGTCGCCAACAGCCACGGCCGGGACGGCCTCGGCTACGACGGCCGGCACGGCGGCGCGAAGAACTACGAGCCCAACAGCTTCGGCGGCCCGGCCCAGACCGACCAGCCGCTGTGGCAGTCCACCGCGGTCTCCGGGCCCACCGGCGACCACGCGGCGCCCACGCACGCCGAGGACAACGACTTCGTCCAGGCCGGGAACCTCTACCGGCTGCTGTCCGAGGACGAGAAGGAGCGGCTGATCGGCAACCTGGCCGCCGACATCGCGCAGGTCTCCCGCGACGACATCGCCGAGCGGGCGATCGACAACTTCCGCGCCGCGGACGACGACTTCGGCAAGCGGCTCCAGGCCGCGGTCCAGGCCCTCCGCGCCTGATCCTCCTCGCGGGAGACACCGCTTGCCGATGCCCCGGAGCGGCCGGCTGCCTCAAGGCGCCGGCCGCTCCGGTCCGTTCGGCCGAAGGCGTTCGGTCGACAAGGGCGCCTCAGGGCCGCAGATACCCGAGCAGCTCCTCGTGGAGCAGCCCGTTGGAGGCCGCGGCGTCCACCCCGTGCGGGCCGGAGACGCCGTCGAGCCCCGTGAAGACGCCGCCGGCCTCCCGCACCACGATCGAGGGGGCCGCCATGTCCCAGAGCGACAGCTCCGGCTCGGCGCAGACGTCCACCGCGCCCTCGGCCACCATCATGTAGGACCAGAAGTCCCCGTAGGCGCGGGTGCGCCAGCACGACTGCGTCAGATCGAGGAAGCCACCGAGCATCCCCCGGTCCGCCCAGCCGCCGAGCGACGAGTAGGAGAACGAGGCGTCCGCCAGGCTCCGCACCCCGGAGACCCGCAGCCGGCTCGCCGAGGTCAGGCTGCGGCCCGTCCAGGCCCCGCCGCCGAGCACCGCCCACCAACGCCGTTGGAGGGCCGGCGCCGAGACCACCCCGACCACCGCCTCGTCGCCCCCCTCACCCCGCTCCAGCAACGCGATCAACGTGGCCCAGACCGGGACGCCGCGGACATAGTTCTTGGTGCCGTCGATCGGATCGATCACCCAACGGCGCGGCCCGTGGCCCTCGCTGCCGTACTCCTCGCCCGACACCGCGTCACGCGGTCTGGCCCGCCGCAGCGACGAGCGGATCAACTCCTCGGCGGCCCGGTCCGCATCGCTCACCGGCGTCATATCCGGCTTGGTCTCGACCTTCAGGTCGAGTGCCTTGAACCGGCCCATGGTCGTGGCGTCGGCGGCGTCGGCCAGCACATGCGCGAGGCGCAGATCATCGTGGTAGTCGGGCATGTCCCCAGTATCCGGGACCAGGCCCCCGCCCCGACGGGCGGGAGGTCCCCCACCCTTGACACCGGGCGCGAGCACGTCAATTCTGTCCCCGGACCAGGGCTGTGCCGCACCTGGAAGCGAGGAGGCGACGATGCCCACCACGCGAGAGTCCCTGTTGGAGGCCGCCACCAGCGCCATCGAGCGACGCCCGTGGCCGGTGGTCAGGATGGTCGAGGTGGCCGCCAGGGCCGGAGTCTCCCGGCAGACGCTCTACAACGAGTTCGGCGACAAGGCCGGGCTCGGCCAGGCCCTCACCGACCACCGGGTGACGGTCTTCCTGGACGGCTTCCGGGCGTTCTGCGCGGAGCGCGGAGCCGACGCGGGGAGCGAGGCGCTGGCCGAGGCCACCGACTGGATCGTGCGCAGCGCCCGGGCGGACCGCCTGGTGCGCGCCTCGCTCACCGGCTGCCGCTGCGCCGAACTCCCGCCGCCCGTCCGACCGCCGGGCCGGCTCGTCGCCGAGCTGCGGGAGAGCGCCCTGCGCGCCCTGGCACCGCGCGCCCGGCCGGCGGCCTTCCCCGACGCCTGCGAGACGGCGGTCAGGCTCGCCCTCTCGCATCTGATCGCGCCCCCGGAACCGGCGCCGCCGAAGGACCCGGCGGGCGCCCCGCCGGGGAGAAGCGGCTGATCAGTCCCCCTCGTGCCGCTCCCTGGTGGCCAGCAGGCGACGCAGCGAGTACAGCCGCTGCGGGTCCGCGTGGCCCTCGGCGACCCAGGCGTCCAACGCGCAGTCCGGCTCGTCATGACTACAGGCGCGCGGGCAGTTGACGGCGCCGGGCGCCAGATCGGGAAAGGCGTGGATCACCCGCGAGGGGTCCACATGGTGCAGCCCGAAGGAACGCACCCCCGGGGTGTCGATGACCCAGCCCGAGGCGTCGGGCAGCGGCAGCGCCAGCGCCGAGACGGTGGTGTGCCGGCCGCGCCCGGTGACGGCGTTGACATGTCCCGTGGCCCGCTGCCGCTCGGGCACCAGCGCGTTCACCAGCGTGGTCTTGCCCACCCCGCTGTGCCCG
This region includes:
- a CDS encoding TetR/AcrR family transcriptional regulator gives rise to the protein MPTTRESLLEAATSAIERRPWPVVRMVEVAARAGVSRQTLYNEFGDKAGLGQALTDHRVTVFLDGFRAFCAERGADAGSEALAEATDWIVRSARADRLVRASLTGCRCAELPPPVRPPGRLVAELRESALRALAPRARPAAFPDACETAVRLALSHLIAPPEPAPPKDPAGAPPGRSG
- the hisN gene encoding histidinol-phosphatase, with product MPDYHDDLRLAHVLADAADATTMGRFKALDLKVETKPDMTPVSDADRAAEELIRSSLRRARPRDAVSGEEYGSEGHGPRRWVIDPIDGTKNYVRGVPVWATLIALLERGEGGDEAVVGVVSAPALQRRWWAVLGGGAWTGRSLTSASRLRVSGVRSLADASFSYSSLGGWADRGMLGGFLDLTQSCWRTRAYGDFWSYMMVAEGAVDVCAEPELSLWDMAAPSIVVREAGGVFTGLDGVSGPHGVDAAASNGLLHEELLGYLRP
- a CDS encoding catalase, which gives rise to MTDQIAAGPLTTESGAPVADNQNSQVAGVGGPVLIQDQHLIEKLAHFNRERIPERVVHARGAGAYGTFTVTADVTPYTKAAFLSGIGKETEVFLRFSTVAGNLGAADAVRDPRGFSLKFYTEEGNYDLVGNNTPVFFVRDAIKFPDFIHTQKRDPYTGSQEADNVWDFWGLSPESTHQVTWLFGDRGIPASYRHMNGYGSHTFQWTNEAGEAFWVKYHFKTDQGIRNLTAAEAAALAGQDPDSHQRDLRVSIENGDFPSWTVQVQIMPVAEAAGYRFNPFDLTKVWPHEDYPPVEIGKLELNRNPRNVFAEVEQSIFSPHHFVPGIGPSPDKMLQGRLFAYGDAHRYRVGVNADHLPVNRPHATVANSHGRDGLGYDGRHGGAKNYEPNSFGGPAQTDQPLWQSTAVSGPTGDHAAPTHAEDNDFVQAGNLYRLLSEDEKERLIGNLAADIAQVSRDDIAERAIDNFRAADDDFGKRLQAAVQALRA
- a CDS encoding Fur family transcriptional regulator → MSDLLQRLRDRGWRLTAQRRVIAEVLDGEHVHFTADEVHARAVERLPEISRASVYNTLGELVAIGEVVEVATDGRARRYDPNAHHPHQHLVCSGCGAMRDVRLTEDPLAALPAAERFGFTVSEVAVTYYGRCPACVAGG